One genomic segment of Humidesulfovibrio mexicanus includes these proteins:
- the flhA gene encoding flagellar biosynthesis protein FlhA encodes MSQSAKFAAIDIDYAKFAKHGDIMLAIGVVIILMVMMVPMPTLLLDLLLTFSISISIVVLITCMFMQSPMEFSIFPSLLLVTTLMRLSLNVASTRLILLHGDEGTSAAGSVIQSFGEFVVGGNYIIGLVIFFILFTINKVVIVSGMTRIAEVAARFTLDSMPGKQMAIEADLNAGLIDEPEATRRRDKIRKEADFYGAMDGAGKFVQGDVKAGLIMLLINIVGGFFIGVFQKDMAWLDAARTYTLLTIGDGLVATIPSLIISTASGIIVSRAAAEAKMGEEFLGQLTFHHRALKLVSGILLVFALVPGLPTLPFITFSVLIFWIARMAERAHPGLSSGDASAKAKADAPKLDTPEEVQSLLPLDQLELEVGYGLIPLVDEEQNGNLLSRIRSIRRQFALDMGVVIPSLHLRDNLQLKPGEYRVLVKGNPIASAEILIDHFLAMDPGDAKHKIEGVATVEPAFNLPAVWIPEGRREAAMLAGYTVVDPSTVVATHLTEVFRRNLHEFLGRQEVQELLNNLAKRAPKAVENLVPGVLPLGTVQKVLQNLVREGISIRDMLSIAEALADYGPAVQDANMLTEYVRSRMGRTIIKGYLASDNSLPIVTLSGDIDQTLAGSLRNTDQGGYLALEPHKAQQIIKAIATAQEKCGRHRWPARTAHHAAGTAALGPIVASLPADNACDLAGGDTGGYQDTVPCNRQTELMPCT; translated from the coding sequence ATGTCCCAGAGCGCCAAATTCGCCGCCATCGACATCGACTACGCGAAATTCGCCAAGCACGGCGACATCATGCTCGCCATCGGCGTCGTCATCATCCTCATGGTGATGATGGTGCCCATGCCCACCCTGCTTCTGGACTTGCTGCTGACGTTCAGCATCTCCATTTCCATCGTTGTGCTCATTACCTGCATGTTCATGCAGTCTCCCATGGAGTTCAGCATCTTCCCATCGCTTCTGCTGGTCACCACGTTGATGCGCCTGTCGCTCAACGTCGCCTCCACCCGCCTCATCCTGCTCCACGGCGACGAAGGCACCTCCGCGGCCGGTTCGGTGATCCAAAGCTTCGGCGAATTCGTGGTTGGCGGCAACTATATCATCGGCCTGGTCATCTTCTTCATCCTCTTCACCATCAACAAGGTCGTCATCGTCTCGGGCATGACGCGCATAGCAGAAGTTGCGGCACGCTTCACCCTCGACTCCATGCCCGGCAAGCAGATGGCAATCGAGGCGGACCTGAACGCCGGGCTCATCGACGAGCCCGAGGCCACGCGTCGGCGCGACAAGATCCGCAAGGAGGCCGACTTCTACGGCGCCATGGACGGTGCGGGCAAGTTCGTCCAGGGCGACGTGAAGGCCGGGCTCATCATGCTCCTGATCAACATTGTCGGCGGCTTTTTCATCGGCGTGTTCCAGAAGGACATGGCCTGGCTGGACGCCGCGCGCACATACACCCTGCTCACCATCGGCGATGGTCTGGTGGCCACGATCCCCTCGCTTATCATCTCCACCGCGTCGGGCATCATCGTTTCCCGCGCGGCGGCCGAGGCCAAGATGGGCGAAGAGTTCCTGGGCCAGCTGACCTTCCACCACAGGGCGCTCAAGCTCGTTTCGGGCATCCTGCTGGTGTTCGCCCTGGTGCCGGGTCTGCCCACCCTGCCCTTCATCACCTTCAGCGTGCTCATCTTCTGGATCGCCCGCATGGCCGAGCGTGCCCACCCGGGGCTTTCCTCCGGCGATGCTTCGGCAAAGGCCAAGGCCGATGCGCCCAAGCTCGACACCCCGGAAGAGGTGCAGTCGCTTCTGCCTCTGGATCAATTGGAACTGGAAGTCGGCTATGGCCTCATCCCCCTGGTGGACGAGGAGCAAAACGGCAACCTGCTCTCGCGCATCCGCAGCATCCGCCGCCAGTTCGCCCTGGACATGGGCGTTGTCATTCCCTCGCTGCACCTGCGCGACAACCTGCAACTCAAGCCCGGCGAATACCGCGTGCTGGTGAAGGGCAACCCCATCGCCTCGGCCGAAATCCTCATCGACCACTTCCTGGCCATGGACCCCGGCGACGCCAAGCACAAGATCGAGGGCGTGGCCACGGTGGAGCCCGCCTTCAATCTGCCCGCCGTGTGGATTCCGGAAGGCCGACGCGAGGCCGCGATGCTGGCCGGGTACACCGTGGTGGACCCCTCCACCGTGGTGGCCACGCACCTGACGGAAGTGTTCCGCCGCAACCTGCACGAGTTCCTTGGCCGACAGGAGGTGCAGGAACTGCTGAACAACCTGGCCAAACGCGCGCCCAAGGCCGTGGAAAACCTGGTGCCCGGCGTCCTCCCCCTCGGCACGGTGCAAAAGGTGCTGCAGAATCTCGTGCGCGAGGGCATCTCCATCCGCGACATGCTCTCCATAGCCGAGGCCCTGGCCGACTATGGCCCGGCGGTGCAGGACGCCAACATGCTCACCGAATACGTGCGGTCGCGCATGGGCCGCACCATCATCAAGGGCTACCTCGCCAGCGACAACTCCCTGCCCATCGTCACGCTCTCCGGCGACATCGACCAGACGCTTGCCGGCAGCCTGCGCAACACCGACCAGGGCGGCTACCTCGCGCTTGAGCCCCACAAGGCCCAGCAGATCATCAAGGCCATCGCCACCGCCCAAGAAAAATGCGGTCGGCACCGATGGCCAGCCCGTACTGCTCACCACGCCGCAGGTACGGCCGCACTTGGCCCAATTGTTGCTTCGCTTCCTGCCGACAATGCCTGTGATCTCGCAGGCGGAGATACCGGCGGATATCAGGATACAGTCCCTTGCAACCGTCAAACTGAGCTGATGCCATGCACGTAA
- a CDS encoding tRNA lysidine(34) synthetase, with protein MSGLRTLTYAQKKCISTIGMLMQKTRMLGPGARIGVAVSGGVDSFTLLKALAVRRSILPFPVEVMALHVNPGFTPESHWPLARWVEQEGLAAHIELTDHGPRAHSDENRKNSPCFFCAMLRRKRLFDLCAQYKLTHLAFGHNAEDLMVTFFMNVVQNGRVDGLSASEDYFNGRLKVVRPALFLEKKYMRAAARQWGLPLWENTCPSNGKTRRTEINDWLELEFSRTKSTRQNVLNALTRYQLERQQASLTSLP; from the coding sequence ATGTCCGGCCTACGCACCCTGACCTATGCACAAAAGAAATGCATCAGCACCATCGGCATGTTGATGCAAAAGACCCGGATGCTCGGCCCGGGTGCAAGAATCGGCGTAGCCGTTTCCGGCGGCGTCGACAGCTTCACCCTGCTCAAGGCGCTGGCTGTGCGCCGATCCATTCTGCCCTTCCCGGTAGAGGTCATGGCCCTGCACGTGAATCCGGGCTTCACCCCGGAGAGCCATTGGCCCCTGGCGCGTTGGGTGGAACAGGAAGGCCTTGCGGCGCATATCGAACTGACGGACCACGGGCCGCGCGCCCACTCCGATGAAAACCGCAAAAACTCACCATGTTTTTTTTGCGCCATGCTGCGGCGCAAGCGCTTGTTCGATCTGTGCGCCCAGTACAAACTGACGCACCTGGCGTTTGGACACAACGCCGAGGATCTGATGGTGACCTTCTTCATGAACGTTGTCCAGAACGGCCGGGTAGACGGCCTCTCGGCCAGCGAGGACTATTTCAACGGACGCCTCAAGGTTGTGCGGCCGGCGCTGTTTCTGGAAAAGAAATACATGCGCGCCGCGGCGCGCCAGTGGGGGCTGCCACTGTGGGAAAACACGTGCCCCTCCAACGGCAAGACCCGCAGGACCGAAATCAATGACTGGCTGGAGCTGGAGTTCAGCCGCACCAAAAGCACCCGGCAAAACGTGCTGAATGCCCTCACGCGCTATCAACTGGAGCGCCAGCAGGCCAGCTTGACCAGCCTGCCATGA
- the fliR gene encoding flagellar biosynthetic protein FliR — protein MDIFSFDPNMVLSFYLTLFRVSIVLFIMPFFGDTLPNTMKAALLLVLTLAIWPKLSFPGSAFPAHPFNIAIMFAGEIVLGMTLGCIVRMLIAAVQVGGAIINFQMGFSMVNSIDPLTGQQEPMTTHFIYMCTMLTFLTLNGHLHLIKALGASFDIVPPGGLFLSPQLMSEVMLFSKQMFILGVRIAAPVIMALFLVDLALALISRTAPQMNILIMGFPLKIAVGFLFLSFVMEMMSDYVTNFISAMDQVMLHLMRLGSKPI, from the coding sequence ATGGACATCTTCAGTTTCGACCCGAACATGGTGCTGAGCTTCTACCTGACGCTGTTCCGCGTCAGCATCGTGCTCTTCATCATGCCATTTTTCGGGGACACACTCCCCAACACCATGAAGGCCGCGCTTCTGCTGGTGCTTACCCTGGCCATATGGCCCAAGCTTTCGTTCCCGGGTTCGGCCTTCCCCGCGCATCCCTTCAACATCGCCATCATGTTCGCAGGCGAAATCGTCCTCGGCATGACCCTCGGATGCATCGTGCGGATGCTCATTGCGGCGGTGCAGGTTGGCGGCGCCATCATCAACTTTCAAATGGGCTTCTCAATGGTCAACTCCATCGATCCGCTGACCGGACAGCAGGAGCCGATGACCACGCACTTCATCTACATGTGCACCATGCTCACGTTCCTGACCCTCAACGGGCATCTGCACCTCATCAAAGCGCTCGGCGCAAGCTTCGACATCGTTCCACCGGGAGGCCTGTTCCTCTCGCCACAGCTCATGAGCGAAGTCATGCTCTTCTCCAAGCAGATGTTCATCCTCGGCGTGCGCATCGCCGCGCCGGTCATCATGGCGCTGTTCCTGGTGGACCTCGCCCTTGCGCTCATATCGCGCACGGCCCCGCAAATGAACATCCTCATCATGGGATTTCCGCTCAAGATCGCCGTCGGCTTTCTGTTCCTCTCCTTCGTCATGGAGATGATGAGCGACTACGTGACCAACTTCATCAGCGCCATGGACCAGGTGATGCTGCACCTGATGCGGTTGGGCTCCAAGCCCATTTAG
- a CDS encoding MinD/ParA family protein: protein MARTALPLVFSVTSGKGGVGKTNISVNLACTLTRMGKRVVILDADLGLANVDVILGLAPKLNLFHLFNEGMTLKDILFDTPYGFRILPAASGVSDMVNLTTGQKLDLLESMDYLEGDIDHLIVDTGAGINDNVLYFNIAAQERLVVLTTEPTSLTDAYALIKVLKLNHGVDRFRVLVNMAKDERTAKEIFIKLYKACDHFLSGVSLDMVGFIPTDPLVRKAVINQTPFAVASPDCPASVAIAKAAEKINTWKVTAKADGNIKFFWKKLLFQEQSVA from the coding sequence ATGGCACGCACGGCTCTCCCCCTGGTCTTTTCCGTCACCTCCGGCAAGGGCGGCGTGGGCAAGACCAACATTTCCGTCAATCTGGCTTGCACGCTCACCCGCATGGGCAAGCGCGTGGTCATCCTCGACGCGGATCTCGGCCTGGCCAACGTGGATGTGATCCTGGGACTTGCGCCCAAGTTGAATTTGTTCCACTTGTTCAACGAAGGCATGACGCTCAAGGATATCCTCTTCGACACTCCGTACGGCTTCCGCATCCTTCCGGCCGCCTCTGGCGTCAGCGACATGGTGAACCTCACCACCGGCCAGAAGCTCGACCTGCTGGAATCCATGGACTATCTGGAAGGCGACATCGACCACCTCATCGTGGACACCGGCGCGGGCATCAACGACAACGTCCTCTATTTCAACATCGCGGCCCAGGAGCGCCTGGTGGTGCTCACCACCGAGCCCACCTCCCTCACCGACGCCTATGCCCTCATCAAGGTGCTCAAGCTCAATCACGGCGTGGACCGCTTCCGCGTACTGGTGAACATGGCCAAGGACGAACGAACGGCCAAGGAAATCTTCATCAAGCTGTACAAGGCCTGCGACCACTTCCTTTCCGGCGTCTCGCTGGACATGGTGGGATTCATCCCCACAGATCCCCTGGTGCGCAAGGCGGTGATCAACCAAACCCCCTTCGCTGTTGCAAGCCCCGATTGTCCGGCCAGTGTGGCCATCGCCAAGGCGGCAGAAAAGATCAACACCTGGAAAGTCACGGCAAAAGCAGATGGAAACATTAAGTTCTTCTGGAAAAAGCTGCTCTTCCAGGAGCAGTCCGTGGCGTGA
- a CDS encoding flagellar biosynthesis protein FlhF → MHVKTFKGIDAQAALAKVKAELGDEAIILNTKTVRNAAGKCCEITAAIDPRSAVPTPRQQADGREATGFPLPDETPADWACEWRQIKDQLMALVKPQLNMDELSPRQRVAIKYLEREEVDTQVLLRVFLDLKADPERPILPVLEGVAPCYGFESKKWQQKFHVFAGPHGVGKTLSLIRLALREKHARPKSRICVVAADQGQGKGRLVLRHYADLAGLAFREAGSLEEMQEFLKESETFDMAFIDLPGLCGQTTLAERLDAIGLANGFDVAAHLVLAPYFAPSQYAQIASRYACPQLKSLIWTKLDEACSFGALLNMARLTELPVSALSFGPGLKNSIVPAQSDMLWRLIFKHTLPGNHAEQAA, encoded by the coding sequence ATGCACGTAAAGACATTCAAGGGAATCGACGCACAGGCCGCGCTGGCCAAGGTGAAGGCCGAACTTGGTGACGAGGCCATCATCCTGAACACCAAAACCGTGCGCAACGCCGCGGGCAAGTGCTGCGAAATCACCGCGGCCATCGACCCACGAAGCGCCGTGCCAACTCCGCGCCAACAGGCCGACGGACGCGAAGCGACCGGCTTTCCCCTGCCGGACGAGACCCCGGCCGACTGGGCCTGCGAATGGCGGCAGATCAAGGACCAGCTCATGGCCCTGGTGAAGCCGCAATTGAACATGGACGAGCTGTCTCCCCGCCAGCGCGTGGCGATCAAGTATCTGGAGCGCGAAGAGGTCGACACCCAGGTGCTTCTGCGCGTGTTTCTGGACCTCAAGGCCGATCCTGAGCGGCCCATTCTGCCGGTGCTGGAAGGTGTGGCTCCGTGTTACGGCTTCGAGTCAAAAAAATGGCAGCAAAAATTCCATGTCTTTGCCGGTCCGCACGGTGTGGGCAAGACCCTTTCCCTCATACGCCTCGCCCTGCGCGAAAAGCACGCGCGCCCCAAGTCCCGCATCTGCGTTGTCGCGGCCGATCAGGGACAAGGCAAAGGCAGGCTTGTGCTCCGGCATTATGCGGACCTTGCCGGGCTGGCCTTCCGCGAAGCGGGCAGCCTCGAAGAGATGCAGGAGTTTTTAAAGGAATCTGAGACGTTCGACATGGCGTTCATCGATCTGCCCGGACTGTGCGGGCAGACAACGCTGGCTGAACGGCTTGACGCCATTGGCCTGGCAAACGGTTTTGATGTGGCTGCGCACCTGGTCCTGGCGCCCTATTTCGCGCCAAGCCAATACGCGCAAATCGCCAGCCGCTACGCCTGCCCCCAACTGAAAAGTCTCATCTGGACGAAACTGGACGAAGCCTGTAGTTTTGGAGCGTTGCTCAACATGGCGCGGCTCACGGAACTGCCCGTTTCCGCCCTGTCCTTCGGGCCTGGACTCAAAAACTCCATCGTCCCGGCCCAAAGCGACATGTTGTGGCGGCTGATCTTCAAGCATACGCTGCCCGGCAATCACGCCGAGCAGGCCGCATAA
- the rpoZ gene encoding DNA-directed RNA polymerase subunit omega, translating to MARITVEDCLEKVPNRFLIVQMAIKRVKQYREGYSPLIESRNKEAVTALREIAEAKVLPGDAIPEAGISAPEA from the coding sequence ATGGCGAGAATCACAGTCGAAGATTGCCTCGAAAAGGTTCCCAACCGTTTTCTCATCGTGCAGATGGCCATCAAGCGCGTCAAACAGTACCGCGAGGGCTACAGCCCGCTCATCGAGTCGCGCAACAAGGAAGCGGTCACCGCCCTGCGCGAAATCGCCGAGGCCAAGGTTCTGCCGGGCGACGCCATCCCAGAGGCCGGCATCTCGGCGCCTGAAGCATAA
- the dnaJ gene encoding molecular chaperone DnaJ, translating into MSKRDFYEVLGVQRSASEDEIKRAYRKLALEHHPDRNPDNPEAEQRFKEAAEAYDVLRDAEKRRRYDAFGHDGLNGGGSGFASSEDIFGAFSDIFGEVFGFAGAGRAGRRPQAGMDLRYNLNISFRQAAKGDEVTLKIPQNVPCSACKGTGAEPGSELTDCRQCRGTGTVQQAQGFFRISVTCPSCHGRGKIITKYCSACHGAGITSQTRELKVRIPAGVDDGSRLRLRGEGEPGVNGGPHGDLYVVITVEPDKTFDRQDQNLILRRSIGMVQAALGDKIEIPTLDDPVTVDIPKGTQSGEVFQLRGLGLPHPGGGRKGDLLIEVKVETPTGLTAKQEELLREFARLEEDKPLKKAKSFFKKAKEKVMGES; encoded by the coding sequence ATGTCCAAGCGTGATTTTTACGAGGTCCTCGGCGTCCAGCGAAGCGCCTCCGAGGATGAGATCAAGCGGGCATACCGAAAGCTGGCCCTTGAGCACCACCCTGACCGCAACCCGGACAATCCCGAGGCGGAGCAGCGGTTCAAGGAGGCGGCCGAGGCGTATGACGTGCTGCGTGACGCCGAAAAGCGCCGCCGCTATGACGCCTTTGGCCACGATGGGCTGAACGGCGGCGGGTCTGGGTTCGCCTCGTCGGAAGACATCTTCGGCGCCTTCAGCGACATTTTCGGAGAGGTGTTCGGTTTCGCCGGGGCCGGTCGGGCCGGGCGTCGTCCGCAAGCCGGAATGGATCTGCGGTACAACCTGAACATCAGTTTCCGCCAAGCGGCCAAGGGAGACGAGGTCACCCTTAAAATTCCCCAGAACGTTCCGTGTTCGGCCTGCAAGGGAACCGGCGCGGAACCCGGCTCGGAACTTACCGACTGCCGCCAATGCCGTGGCACGGGAACCGTGCAGCAGGCCCAGGGGTTCTTCCGTATCTCCGTCACCTGCCCCAGCTGTCACGGCCGGGGCAAGATCATCACCAAATACTGCTCCGCGTGCCACGGTGCGGGCATTACCAGCCAGACCCGCGAACTCAAGGTCCGCATCCCCGCAGGCGTGGACGATGGTTCCAGGCTCCGCTTGCGGGGCGAGGGAGAACCGGGTGTCAACGGCGGCCCCCACGGCGACCTGTATGTCGTCATCACCGTCGAGCCGGACAAGACCTTTGACCGCCAGGACCAGAACCTCATCTTGCGCCGCAGCATCGGTATGGTCCAGGCCGCACTGGGCGACAAGATCGAGATTCCGACCCTGGACGACCCCGTGACCGTGGACATTCCCAAGGGCACCCAGAGCGGTGAGGTGTTTCAATTGCGCGGCCTTGGGCTGCCCCATCCCGGTGGGGGGCGCAAGGGGGATCTTCTCATAGAGGTCAAGGTGGAGACGCCCACCGGCCTTACCGCGAAGCAGGAGGAACTCCTTCGGGAGTTCGCCCGCCTTGAGGAGGACAAGCCTCTCAAGAAGGCCAAGAGCTTTTTCAAGAAAGCCAAAGAAAAAGTGATGGGGGAGTCATGA
- a CDS encoding M23 family metallopeptidase: MLFGKFHIVIFREKRGSTRKLQMRGWMLLGLGLLALALVVGNAILLAGMFSSGSLERSLSLTEKSANEQKTQLLNLSQKLVTLQKDVTRIRDFDSKLRVMINLEQENTMSVSSRGGPGQDMNKGYLPIYRQELLARKMNEFLRQLSVEARLEEVRQQEIMQRLRANKDVLESTPSLWPAGGWVTSGFGWRSSPFTSKREFHKGLDIAAPAGTPIFAPSRGIVSAVERDPAYGLLLSVTHGAGLTTRYAHLQRVNVKHGQVVQRGEVIAYMGDSGRSTGPHLHYEVRVGGVPVNPMRYILN; this comes from the coding sequence ATGTTGTTCGGCAAATTCCACATCGTCATTTTCCGCGAGAAACGCGGCAGCACGCGCAAACTCCAAATGCGCGGCTGGATGCTTCTCGGTTTGGGGCTTCTCGCCTTGGCCCTTGTGGTCGGAAATGCCATCCTGCTCGCAGGCATGTTCAGCAGCGGCAGCCTGGAACGCAGCCTCTCCCTTACGGAAAAATCCGCCAATGAGCAGAAAACCCAACTGCTCAACTTGAGCCAAAAGCTTGTCACCCTTCAAAAAGACGTGACGCGCATCCGTGACTTCGATTCCAAACTCAGGGTAATGATCAACCTTGAGCAGGAAAACACCATGAGCGTGTCCTCCCGCGGCGGTCCCGGCCAGGACATGAACAAGGGCTATCTGCCCATCTACCGGCAGGAGCTCCTTGCCCGGAAAATGAATGAATTCCTGCGGCAGCTCTCGGTGGAGGCGCGGCTCGAGGAAGTCCGGCAGCAGGAGATCATGCAGCGGCTACGCGCCAACAAGGATGTTCTGGAATCCACCCCGTCGCTGTGGCCAGCAGGCGGGTGGGTCACCTCCGGCTTCGGCTGGCGCAGCTCCCCCTTCACAAGCAAGCGCGAGTTCCACAAGGGCCTGGACATCGCGGCGCCGGCTGGAACCCCCATCTTCGCGCCGTCCCGCGGCATCGTCTCCGCCGTTGAGCGCGATCCGGCCTACGGATTGTTGTTGAGCGTCACCCATGGCGCAGGACTGACGACCCGTTACGCTCACCTGCAACGCGTGAACGTGAAGCATGGGCAGGTGGTCCAGCGCGGCGAAGTCATCGCCTACATGGGCGACTCCGGCCGGAGCACAGGACCGCACCTGCACTATGAAGTGCGCGTCGGCGGCGTGCCGGTGAACCCCATGCGCTATATTCTGAACTAG
- a CDS encoding DUF4340 domain-containing protein: protein MTTPATRFGLLLFLALLTALGAAFFLFQQERRLASSVWPEYALDDVRSIEVATRKERYTLLHEASGWVVRLEGGEDDAPPVPADVSRIDALLSSVAHNRPRQMVDPGSEGAGQALADSTVQITIKPVRADDREARLTLGIETPTGAAIYAHSSLAPAALFLLDASVLHHFDKPSDYFFDTRLLDVRGEDIQRLTLVGAGGVQWDMERKDDLFIFAVPDSMRGSTVTASEVRLYVHNLTAIAADVILTRPDRQVNGRPACSIEMLLPKSTAPLKLELFAPLDAEQVYGRSTRHPAGFLLDREKAKNLVRQAYDMQWRGVVNFDSSRVEGARVYSVSHNQTLAVEKTPAGWAERDTGRAIPGIDMTLWRLKEMRFEAEPVSRLGYPAAQRLEFDLLAKDGAVVTSFTFFSDPRLPAGQCWLKVGKEEMYYPVTSQLLEDVQGYLPAWPQKAPQQDEN from the coding sequence TTGACCACCCCCGCAACCCGTTTCGGCCTATTGCTGTTTCTGGCGCTTTTGACGGCGCTTGGAGCAGCGTTCTTCCTTTTCCAGCAGGAGCGGAGGCTGGCGTCCAGCGTTTGGCCGGAATACGCTTTGGACGATGTCCGGAGCATCGAGGTCGCCACACGCAAGGAGCGGTATACGCTTCTGCATGAGGCCTCCGGCTGGGTGGTCCGCTTGGAAGGGGGCGAGGACGATGCTCCGCCTGTCCCGGCGGATGTCTCCCGCATTGATGCGCTGTTGTCCTCGGTGGCGCACAACCGGCCCCGCCAGATGGTCGACCCCGGTTCCGAAGGCGCCGGCCAAGCCCTTGCCGACTCCACTGTGCAGATCACCATCAAGCCTGTTCGCGCGGATGACCGGGAAGCGCGCCTGACGCTCGGCATTGAAACGCCCACCGGCGCCGCCATTTACGCGCACAGTTCTTTGGCCCCTGCGGCCCTGTTCCTCCTTGACGCAAGTGTTCTTCACCATTTCGACAAGCCTTCGGACTACTTTTTCGACACGCGGCTGCTCGATGTGCGCGGCGAGGACATCCAACGCCTCACGCTTGTCGGCGCTGGCGGCGTGCAATGGGACATGGAGCGCAAGGATGACCTGTTCATTTTCGCTGTTCCGGACTCCATGCGGGGCAGCACCGTGACCGCATCCGAGGTGCGGCTGTACGTCCACAATCTTACCGCCATCGCGGCTGATGTCATCCTGACGCGGCCTGATCGGCAGGTCAACGGCCGTCCCGCGTGCAGCATCGAAATGCTGTTGCCCAAGTCCACGGCGCCCCTCAAGCTTGAACTGTTCGCCCCGCTCGACGCAGAACAGGTTTATGGCCGCTCCACACGGCATCCGGCCGGTTTTCTTCTCGATCGCGAGAAGGCCAAGAACCTTGTTCGGCAAGCTTACGACATGCAGTGGCGCGGCGTTGTGAATTTCGACTCCTCCCGCGTGGAGGGGGCGCGTGTCTACTCCGTTTCGCATAACCAGACCCTTGCGGTGGAGAAAACCCCTGCCGGTTGGGCCGAGCGAGATACGGGACGCGCCATTCCAGGTATTGACATGACGCTGTGGCGACTTAAAGAAATGAGGTTCGAGGCCGAGCCCGTTTCTCGGCTTGGGTATCCTGCGGCCCAGCGCTTAGAGTTTGATTTGCTGGCGAAAGACGGAGCTGTCGTCACCTCGTTCACCTTCTTCAGCGATCCGCGGCTTCCCGCGGGCCAGTGCTGGCTCAAGGTCGGCAAGGAGGAGATGTACTACCCCGTCACCAGCCAGCTTCTTGAAGATGTCCAGGGATACTTGCCTGCGTGGCCGCAAAAGGCCCCGCAGCAGGATGAGAACTAG
- the flhB gene encoding flagellar type III secretion system protein FlhB yields MSREDPSRTEKATPKRIKKARDEGSVAKSPEVGKVVVLLAGVVAMRYLGEFYFKNLNEVFQWFFTEGLRQELNRQTVYSMLLWSFLKIALMVLPVMIIIAIAAYAAARLQVGKLWVLKFRWDRININIFKSLKQMMASPETLVRLGRDVAQAAAVALAPYIVIQQELPNLIPLFNQNVMGITSYMLLVSYKMICYALVPMLLIAIADLWWTRYRYNDNLMMTKEEIKDERRQAEGDPEIKQKQLRKMFQVMATRLQTTVPKADVVVTNPTHYAVALRYDVSESPAPMVVAKGVDNMAKKIREIAIEHEVPIHENPPLAQALYKQVEIGEAIPEEMYQAVAAILAKLAKFKRRQA; encoded by the coding sequence ATGTCCCGGGAAGATCCGAGCAGAACAGAAAAAGCCACGCCCAAGCGCATCAAAAAGGCGCGGGACGAGGGCTCCGTCGCAAAGTCGCCCGAGGTGGGCAAAGTGGTCGTTCTGCTGGCCGGCGTGGTGGCAATGCGCTACCTGGGCGAATTCTACTTCAAGAATCTCAACGAAGTCTTCCAATGGTTCTTCACCGAAGGCCTGCGCCAGGAGCTCAACCGGCAAACGGTATACAGCATGTTGCTGTGGTCGTTCCTCAAAATCGCGCTCATGGTGCTCCCGGTAATGATCATCATCGCCATTGCGGCGTATGCCGCGGCGCGGCTGCAGGTGGGCAAGCTCTGGGTGCTCAAGTTTCGCTGGGACCGCATCAACATCAACATATTCAAGTCGCTCAAGCAGATGATGGCGAGCCCCGAGACCTTGGTGCGCCTGGGGCGCGACGTGGCGCAGGCCGCAGCCGTCGCCCTGGCTCCCTACATCGTCATCCAGCAGGAGCTTCCCAACCTCATCCCCCTCTTCAACCAGAACGTCATGGGCATCACCAGTTACATGCTCTTGGTCTCCTACAAGATGATCTGCTATGCGCTGGTGCCCATGCTGCTCATCGCCATCGCCGACCTGTGGTGGACCAGGTACCGCTACAACGACAACCTTATGATGACCAAGGAAGAGATCAAGGACGAGCGCAGACAGGCCGAGGGCGACCCGGAGATCAAGCAGAAGCAGTTGCGCAAGATGTTCCAGGTCATGGCCACGCGGCTCCAAACAACCGTGCCCAAGGCCGATGTTGTCGTCACAAACCCCACGCACTATGCCGTTGCACTGCGCTACGATGTCAGCGAATCCCCGGCGCCCATGGTGGTGGCCAAGGGCGTTGACAACATGGCCAAGAAAATTCGCGAAATCGCCATCGAACACGAAGTTCCCATTCACGAGAACCCGCCCCTGGCACAGGCCTTGTATAAGCAGGTGGAAATCGGCGAGGCAATCCCCGAGGAGATGTATCAGGCCGTGGCCGCCATTCTGGCCAAGCTGGCGAAATTCAAGAGACGCCAGGCCTGA